A segment of the Geoanaerobacter pelophilus genome:
CAGAATATTCTGCTTAATGAGACGGCTCGGAATGCGAAAGAGAAGGATTACCAGCAGAAGCTCAAGGAATACCAGCGTTTCATCAAGGATGTGAATGATGAACTCCAGGCCAAGGATGAGGAGCTGAAGAACAAGATCATCGAAGAAGCCTTTAAGACCACCCAGGAGTATGGCAAGAAAAACGGGTTTTCCTTGATTGTGGCCAAAAGCGAGATGCTGATGTACATGGATGAGAATATCGATCTGACCGATGAGATCGTAAAGCAGATGAACAGCAAAAAAGACAAGAAATAAATATCAAGTGGTTATTATCTATCGAACAGGGTGTTGCACATGAACAAGTCCTTACAGGAGCTGGCAGACTATCTTGACGGTAAGGTAATCGGCGATCCTTCCGTATTGGTCAGTGGTCTTGCCTCATTAGATGATGCTCGGGAAGGGGAGATCACCTTTCTCGCCAATCCCAGGTATGCAGCAAAAGTCGCCTCAACCAAGGCCTCTGCCGTGGTTTTACCTCCAGGAGCGGATGGCCATGGCAAAAATGTGATCGAGACGGCAAATCCGTATCTCGCTTTTGCCAAGCTGCTGACCCTGTTCCATGTCAGGTCACCGAAGCCGCAAGGGGTGATGCCTGGGGCATTTGTCGGGGCGAATGTTGCTTTGGGTGCAGATGTGACCGTGTACCCCGGAGCAACGGTTCTGGATGGGTCAAAGCTGGGTGACCGGGTCGTCATTTACCCCGGTGCCGTGGTTTATCAAGGCGTTACTATCGGTGATGATGTCACCATTCATGCCAATACGGTGATTCGCGAGAGATGCATCATCGGCAACAGGGTCATAATCCATAGCGGGGTCGTAATCGGCAGCGATGGTTTTGGCTATGCGCCTGATGGTGAGCAGTGGTTCAAGATCCCCCAGGTCGGGATCGTCATTATAGAGGACGACGTCGAGGTCGGCGCCAATTGCACCATTGATAGGGCGGCACTCGAAGTGACCCGCATTGGTAAAGGCACCAAGATCGACAACCTGGTGCAGATCGCCCATAACTGCCAGATCGGCGAGAATTGCATGATCGTTGCCCAGGTCGGCATAGCAGGCAGTACCAAGATCGGCAAGCATGTGACGTTTGCCGGTCAGTCAGCGGTTGTCGGGCATCTGACCATTGGAGACAATTCGATGATCGGTGCCAAGTCCGGCGTGGCGTGCAATTTACCGGCAGGAAGCCTTGTGAGTGGGATTCCTGCCTATGATCATCGCCAATGGCTGAAGACCTCGGCGATTGTGCCGAAACTGCCGGAGATGAAGAAGACCCTAGGCACTCTGGAGAAGCGGATTGCAGACCTGGAGAATCTCTTGAATAGCAAAAAGTGACGTTATATTTGGTGAAATCGGTTTGTTCAAAAGGGGGACAAAATGATAATGGATGTAAACCAGATTATGAAGATATTACCTCATCGGTTTCCGTTTCTTTTGGTTGACAGGGTAATCGAGCATGACCCGGGTAAACGGATTGTTGCCTTAAAGAACGTTACCATCAATGAGCCGTTTTTCCCCGGACATTTCCCCGGTCACCCGGTCATGCCCGGTGTGCTTATCATTGAGGCCATGGCGCAGGTTGGCGGAATCCTAGCCTATTTGGCGACAAGTGATGATCCTCAGAATAAAGTATGTTATTTCGGTGCAATTGACGAAGCAAAATTTAGAAAACCGGTTGTGCCTGGAGATCAGCTCAGAATAGAGATTGACGTCATTGCCTGTAAACGGGGGATATGGGTGTTTTCCGGCAAGGTGTTTGTTGATGGCAAGCTGGCGACTGAAGCCAAGTTAAAGGCAACTCTAGCAGATAAGGACACGAAATAATGATACATCCAACAGCGATAATCCATCCCGGCGCGCAGATTGCCCCTGATGTAGAGGTTGGCCCGTACGCAGTGATTGGAGAGCATGTAAAGATAGGGCGTGGCACGAAGATCGGCGCACACGCAGTCATTGATGGCTGGACAACAATCGGCGAAGAGAACCAGATCTTCCAGATGGCTGCCATCGGCGCTGCCCCGCAGGATTTGAAATACAATGGCGAGGAAACCCTGGTCATTGTCGGGGACCGCAATGTTATTCGCGAATTTGCCACCATTCACCGCGGCACGGTCAATGGCCGCAAACAGACGGTTGTCGGCAGCAACAATATGCTGATGGCCTATTCCCACGTTGCCCATGACTGTATCCTTGGCGATGGCATTGTCATGGCCAATGCCACAGCCCTTGCCGGGCATGTAACCGTAGACAGTTTTGCCATTCTGGGCGGACTGGTTGCTATTCACCAGTTTGTCAATATTGGCGGTTATGTGATGATTGGCGGCGGCACCATGGTCGGCCACGACATTCCTCCCTTTACCATTGCCGCTACCTGTGACAAACGGGATGCCTCACTGCGCGGGCTGAACCTGATCGGCCTCAAGCGTCGCGGTTTCAGTCCTGAAGTGATTTCCGACTTGAAGAAGGCCTACCGCATCCTGGCCTTCTCCAAGCTGAAACTCCCGGAGATCCTCGCCAAAATCAAGAGCGACGTCAGAAAGTCAAAGGAAGTCGACTATTTTGTCGATTTTATCGAGCGGTCTGAGCGCGGGATCTGCCGGCCATGAGTAAGATCAGAACTGCAGTCATCGGGGTCGGTTACTTGGGTAAGTTTCATGCCGATAAGTATGCCGCTTGTGACGGCTCAGAACTTGTTGCCGTGGTTGATGCCGATCAGAGCCGTCTCGCTGAGGTTGCCGGCCTGCTGGGCGTCAATGCCGTGGCTGATTACCGGGACCTTGCCGGCAAGGTAGATGCCGTCAGTATTGTGGTCCCGACCAAGGCCCATTTTGAGGTTGCTGAGTATTTCCTTTCCCGCGGTGTTCATGTCCTGCTGGAAAAGCCGATGACTGCCACTCTTGAAGAGGCGGTCGAGCTGAATCGGATTGCTGCTGAAAAAGGGGTTGTCCTGCAGATCGGTTTTCTGGAGCGGTTTAACCCGGTTTATAAAGCCCTGCGCAATAGCCTGAAGACTCCGCGCTTTATCGAAGCGAGCCGGATCGGGCCATTCAAGGCGCGTGGTACTGATGTCAGTATCATCCTCGACCTGATGATCCATGACCTGGACATCATACTTTCCCTGGTTGACTCCCCTGTCCGGGAAATCAGGGCGACCGGCGCCCCGGTATACAGCGACAAGGTTGATATTGCCAATGCCCGGCTTGAATTCGAGAACGGCTGTGTCGCCAACATTACCGCCAGCAGGATCAGCCTGAAGAGCGAGCGCCGGATGCGGATCTTCCAGAACGATTCGTACCTGAACGTCGATTTTCAGGAGCGGAAGATCGTCAGGCTCACGAAAGGGGAAGGGGAGCAGATGCCCGGTGTACCTGACCTGGCAAAGGATGAACAGTCGTTTCCCGCCTCCGATCCGTTGCGGGATGAAGTAGAGTCGTTTATTGCTGCTGTCAGAGCCGGAGCACAGCCTCCGGTGACCGGATTGGACGGCAAGAGGGCGCTTGAAGCGGCACTGATGATTGAAAAGGCGGTTAATTTTTAAACAAACATATGCCATGAAAAGGAGAAGTTAAGATGATTCCCATGGTTGATCTGAAAGGGCAATACCACATTCTCAAAGAAGAGATCGATGCCGGAGTCCTGGCGGCTCTTGAAAATACCCAGTATATCCTTGGCCCGAATGTGGCGGCTTTTGAAAAAGAAGCAGCCGAGTACTTAGGGGTAAAGCATGCCATCGGTTGCGCCTCAGGCACCGATGCCCTGCACCTGGCGTTGGCCGCAGCCGGTATCGGCCCCGGTGACGAGGTGATCACCACTCCGTTTACTTTTATCGCTACCGCTGAGGCCATCCGCTACGTCGGAGCAACGCCGGTCTTTGTTGATATTGACCCCAAGAGCTTCAACATCGTCCCCAGCCTGATCGAAAAGGCGATAACCCCCCGCACCAAGGCGGTGTTGCCGGTTCATCTCTTCGGCCAGCCTGCTGACCTGAAGGCTATTGCAGAGCTGTGCAAAAACAAGGGGCTGCTTCTGATAGAGGACTGCGCCCAGTCATTCGGGGCCGATATTGACGGCAAAATGACCGGTTCCTGGGGGCTGGCTGGCTGTTTCAGTTTCTTCCCGAGCAAGAATCTCGGTTGCTACGGCGACGGTGGTCTGGTAACCACCAACGACGACAAAATAGCCGAAGAGTTGAAAGTGCTCCGCAACCATGGCAGCAGGGTCCGTTATCACCATCATGTTATCGGTTACAACAGCCGTCTTGACGAAATCCAGGCTGTTATCCTGCGGGTCAAGCTGAAGCGGATTGAGGAGTTCACCGCCGGGCGGAGACGGGTTGCCCATCTGTACAGCTCGCTGCTGGCCGGCTCGGCTTTGACCCCCCCAGCTGAAGACGGCATCGGTCGGCATGTCTATCATCAGTACACGACACTTACCGACAAGCGGGATGCTGTTATGGAGGCGCTGACCAAGGCCCAGATCGCGTCTGCTGTCTACTACCCGATCCCACTTCACAAGCAGGAGGTGTTTGCCGATGAGTTCAAGTCGGTTCAGCTTCCTGTGTCTGAAGCGGTCGCGGCACGCTGCATGTCTCTGCCGGTATTCCCGGAAATGACCGATGACCAGGTGCGTCAGGTGGTAGAGGTTATCAAGTCGGTTTGACGGGCGGGTTTCACTTTTTTGGCTGATAGAGACGCCCTGCCGGGCGTTTCTATGTTTATGGGAGCATTGTGCAGGCTAACAGGATCATGATCGTTTCCGGTGAGGCTTCCGGTGAGATGTACGGGGCACGCCTGGTTGAAGAGGCGCGACGGATTAATCCGGGGCTCTCGTTTTTCGGCATGGGCGGTCAGCGGATGCGTGAAGCCGGCGTTGACATCCTGGTGGATGCCGCTGACATGGCCGTGGTTGGGCTGATTGAAGTCATTGCCCACTTTGGCGTTATCAGAAGGGCTTATGCCACGCTGCGCAATATTCTCAGGGAGGATCCGCCACAGCTGCTCATTCTCATCGACTACCCGGATTTCAACCTGCTCCTGGCCAGGGTGGCAAAAAAGGCCGGAGTCAAGGTCCTCTATTACATCAGCCCCCAGGTCTGGGCCTGGCGAGCCGGCAGAGTCCACAAGATTGCCAGGCTCGTCGACCATATGGCGGTTGTCTTTCCGTTTGAGGTCCCTTTCTATGAAAAGGCCGGTCTCGCGGTTACCTTTGTCGGCCATCCGCTGGTCGATATGGTCAAACCGGCCATGGGGAAAACTGCTGCCTGCAGTTCCTGCGGTCTTGATCCTTTGCGCCCGGTAGTGGGGCTGTTCCCCGGCAGCCGCAAAGGTGAGGTTAAAAGGTTGTTCCCGGTGATTCTGGAAACTGCCAGGTTGTTGCGGGAAAGGTTTCCAGATCTCCAGTTTGTCCTCCCCATGGCATCAAGCCTTACCATGGATGATCTGCAGCCGCAGATTGCTGCCAGCGGGTTGGCTGTCACTGTTGTGGACGGCAGGGTCCATGATGTGATCCAGGCGTGCGACGTCATTGTTACGGTTTCCGGGACTGTTACCATGGAGATCGCGCTACTGGGCGTGCCGATGGTGATCATCTACAAGGTTTCACCGCTCACCTACGCTATCGGCACCAAGCTGATCCGGGTCGATCATATCGGCATCTGCAACATTGTCTCGGGAGAGCGGGTGGTCCCGGAACTTACCCAGCACGATGCCGTGCCTGAAAAAATTGCTGCAGAACTAGGAAAGATGCTGATTGATAGAGATTATAGCGAGAGCATCCGTGAGAAACTGCACCGGGTCAGGTCTCTGCTCGGAGAAAGCGGGGCCTCGCAGCGCGTTGCCAGGCTGGCAGTAGATATGCTCGAACAAGGGAATCCCAGATAATGAATTCATTCCGTCGTATCGTTTTATACAGCAAACCATACTGGAAGCGCATGGCGATTGCCGCCATTGTTTCGACCGGTGTCGGGGCCATGGACGGCGCCTTTGCCTGGCTGGTGGAGCCGTTGCTCAAGAAGATCTTTGCGGAGAAAGATCTCCTGGTATTCACTCTGTTGCCGTTCGGCATCATTATTCTGTTCGTTATCCGCGGGATATGCCGTTTCACCAATGACTACCTGATGCGTACCGCAGGACAGATGGCGGTGCAGGGGGTCCGTAACGAGATCTACCAGCGGAATATGAGGCTGTCGCTCGGCTTTTTCCAGCGCCAGACCACCGGTGGCCTGATGTCGCGGGTGCTGAACGATGTCAACATGATGCAGGAGGGGGTCGGGACCATTATTACCGGACTCTTCCGCGACGGGTTGTCCGCTGTCTCGCTCCTGGGGGTAATCTTCTACCGCAACTGGCAGTTGGCCTTAATCTGCTTCATTGTTCTGCCGGTCACAGTCTACCCGGCCCAGAAAATTGGCAAGCGGATCAAACAGATTGCCAAGGGGGGCCAGGAGACGATGGGTAATATCGCCGGCATCCTCCAGGAGACCTTCTCTGGGATCAAGGTGATAAAGGCGTTCGGCCTTGAAGAACGGGAGATTGCCAAGTTCAGGGATCGTAACCACGAGTTTTACTATTTTCAACGTAAATCGATAAAATACGAGGCGTTGTCAACCCCGGTGACCGAGTTCATCACCTCGTTCGGGGTGGCTGCCGTGATCTGGGTCGGCGGGGCCAATGTCATGTCCGGCAGGATGAGCGCCGCAGAATTCTTCTCTTTTATCACCGCGATGGTCATGATGTATTCACCGGTGAAAAAACTGACCAATGCCTACAATGTCATGCAACGGTCCATCGGCGCTTCGGAGCGGGTCTTTGAGATTATCGACGCTGAGCCGGAGATTGTCGATGCCCCGGATGCACGGCCGGTATCCCGGGTACAGGGTGAAGTTGAGTTTAGGGACGTCTCCTTCAGTTACCAGGATGAAGAGGTGCTGAAAAAGGTTTCCCTGTCTGCCAAAAAAGGTGAGGTGGTAGCGCTGGTCGGTCCGTCCGGGGGCGGCAAGACTACCCTGGTTTCTCTGATTCCCCGGTTCTACGATGTGAAGTCCGGCGCCATTCTTATTGATGGTCAGGATATCAGGGGCGTTGTCCTGGCTGATCTGCTGAAGCAGATTGCCCTGGTTGACCAGGAGACCATCCTGTTCAACGACACCATTGCCAACAATATTCGCTATGGCAGGACCGATGCAGCCGATGCGGAGGTCGAAGCAGCAGCAAAGGCGGCCTTTGCCCACGACTTTATCATGGAGATGCCGGAAGGGTATCTTACCAACATCGGCGACCGGGGGGTACGTCTCTCAGGTGGCCAGCGGCAGCGGCTGTGCATTGCCAGGGCGATTCTCAAAGACGCCCCGATCCTGATCCTGGATGAGGCCACCAGCGCTCTTGACACCGAGAGTGAGCAGATGGTCCAGAGTGCGCTGGAAAACCTGATGGCCAATCGGACCACCTTTGTCATTGCCCACCGACTTTCCACCATTTTCCGTGCTGACAAGATAGTTGCCATAGAAAACGGGGAGATCAAGGAGAGTGGGAGTCATGCCGAGCTTCTGGCAAAGGATGGTCTGTACAAGCGACTCTATGACATGCAATTCCAGGGATGAAAGAGCTAAGGCGTAACATACTCAACCGGCTCAGTCCGCAGATCGCCTGGTTGATCTACATCCTGTTGTGTTTTTTCCGGCTGACCATGCGGATTCGGGTGGTTGGTTTGGAAATCATGAAGGAGTTTGTCAAAAGTGGTGAGGGGTTTATCGGGATTTTCTGGCATGGCAGGCTGTTGATGATCCCGTTTGTCTATCCTGGGAAACGGATGAATGTCCTGATCGGCACCCACCGGGACGGCCAGTTGATCGCCGATGTCATGAAATGTTTCGGTTTTGGCCTGGTCCGAGGCTCCTCCTCAAAGGGGGGGGCGGCTGCCCTGCGAGAGATGAAGAAGCTGCTGGCCGAAGGTGATGATATTGCCATAACCCCGGATGGTCCCCGCGGACCGGCTGAAGTCGCAAAAATAGGGGTTGCGCAATCTGCCAGGGTAAGCGGCAGGCCGGTGGTGCCGGTTGCCTTTTCCTCTTCGCACAGCTGGAGAGGCACGAGCTGGGACAAGATGCTGATTCCCAAACCGTTTTCCAAAGGGGTTTTTGTGATTGGTGCGCCGCTTCGCTATTGTGAAGGCGAAGATCTGGAAGTTTTCCGATTGCGCATTGAGACTGCCCTGAAAGAGACTACGGCGCAAGCTGATTGTTTTTTCACCGAAACCCAGCAATAACCTGACAACCGACACTCCGGGCCGAAATGTATTTACTCTACAATATCCTACTGCTACTGCTGTTGCCGGTGATAATCGCCTGGCATCTGTATCGCTCAGTGAGCAGAGGGAGACCTGCCGCGTTGCGGGAGCGGTTTGGCTTTGTCCCGGCCATATTACCTCCCGCCGCTTCCCGTCCTATCTGGGTTCATGCCGTATCAGTAGGGGAATCAGTGGCCTGCCGCCCCTTGCTCAAGGGGATCAAGGCGCGTTTCACCGCTACACCACTGCTGATCTCCAATATGACGGAAACCGGACGGCAGGTTGCTTCAGGTTTTCCGGAAGTGGATCTGGCGCTCTATTTCCCCTTTGATTACCCGTTTGCCGTGCGCCGCCTGCTGAGGGCAGTCAAGCCATCGGTAATCGTGATTGTCGAAACCGAACTATGGCCGAACTTTCTCCGTGAAGCCAGGTTGGCCGGGATCCCGGTGGTTATCGCCAATGGCCGGATCTCCGACCGTTCCTTCCGGGGTTATCTTCGGGCAAAGGCCTTTTTCCGGCCGGTGCTGGCAAATGTCTCCCGTTTCTGCATGCAGGGGGAGGAGGATGCGCGGCGGATCATTGCCATTGGCGCTCCTGCCGACCTGGTACTGGTCTCCAGGAACCTGAAGTTCGACATAACCGCTTCTCCGGTAACGGTTGGCCGCAAGGAAGAGCTCAGGGACAAGTTTTCCGTTCCCGGTACGGCAACGGTTTTCACTGCCGGTAGTACCCATGATGGCGAAGAGGGGCAGCTGATTGCCGCGTATCTCGACCTTCTGGCAGCAGAGCCGAAGCTGTTCATGGTGCTTGTGCCGCGACACCCGGAGCGGGCAGCTGCCGTCGCTGAACTCTTAAAAAGACATGGCCTCAGTTACAGGCTGAGATCAGAGCTTGTTGCTGATTCCCAACCGTTGCAACCGGGAGAGCTGCTGCTGGTTGATACTGTCGGCGAACTGATGCAGTTCTATGAGCTTTCGGATATTGTCTTTGTCGGTGGGAGCCTGGTGTCGAAAGGTGGCCACAACCTGCTGGAACCGGCTTCGCTGGGGGTACCGGTCCTGTTCGGGCCGCACATGGCCAACTTCCGGGAAATTGCCTCGCTGGTGAAACAGTATGATGCCGGTCACGAGGTGGAAGATGCGCACCAGCTGGTCACGGCCATCCGCCAGCTGCTCAACGATCCGGTCAGACGCAACACGATGGGAGAGAACGGCATTCGTCTGCTCAGCGACAATGGCGGCGCCACTGCCCGGCATATGGCGGTGATCGAAAGCATGATCAAGGGTGAGGCGTGAAGGGTGAAGCGTATTTTAAAGATCTGATTTCCGGGAAACGGCACGGGGCCGGCGACCGTTTACTTTTCACGTTGTTGCAGATTGTTGCTTTGGTGTATGCCGCTGTCATGCGACTGCGGGCCTTCGGTTACCGGGTCGGTCTTCTTCGATCGCGCAAGTTGCCGCGACCGGTCATCTCTGTGGGAAACATCACCGTGGGGGGCACCGGCAAGACCCCGACGGTTCTGCATCTCGCCCGGCTGCTAATGGCCCAGGGTAAGCGCGTGGTAGTGCTCACACGAGGTTATGGTGGCACCCTGGAAGGGGAAACCAGGGTGGTCAGCGACGGTACTTCGCTGCTGCTTTCCCCTGAAGAGGCGGGCGACGAGCCGTGCCTTCTGGCTTCACAGCTTCCGGAGTTGATTGTCGTCATGGGGTCTGACCGCTATCTGGCCGGCATGCTGGCAATGGAGCGCTTTTCGCCGGACCTGTTTATCCTTGACGACGGTTTTCAGCACCTGCGGCTGCAGCGCGATCTCAATATCCTCCTGCTGGACGGACGCGATCCCTTTGCCGGTTCCAGGACCCTCCCGGCAGGTCTACTGCGTGAGCCGGTCTCCGCGGCAGGCCGGGCCGATCTCGTGCTATTCACCCGTTGCGGAGATGTGGCTCCGGAGATACCGCCAGCCATTCAGGAGATTCCGCACTGTACCGCTTCCCATGCCTTGACTGGCTGGCTACCGCTTGCCGGTGGAGAAGCGAGACCTTTTTCTGAGTTGAGTGGTCGCAGGATCATTGCCTTTGCCGGTATTGCCGACCCATCCGGTTTCTTTGATACCCTTGAGCAGCAGGGCTTGCCACTGCTTGCCACCCTTGCCTTTCCAGACCACACAAAGTATGGCAAAGAAGAGCTGGAGGCCCTTGGCGGGCTAAAGCGGTCAAAAAGGGCCGACTGCCTGATTACCACTGGTAAAGATGCCGTCAAACTGCTGCCGTATCGTGGCATCCTGAGGGACTGCTGTGTCGCCCAACTGGAACTGAAGATCAACGAACCTGGGCTGCTGCTGGCAGCGCTGGAAAAATTGCTGTAAAAGGGGAGATTCTATGGCACTATCACCCGAATTGATATCGATTCTTGTATGTCCGCAGTGCAAAGGGAAACTCGACATGGAGCCTAATGAAACGGCCTTTCTCTGTTCTGCCTGCAGACTTCGCTACCCGGTGCGGGAAGGGATACCGGTGATGCTGGTTGATGAGGCCGAGAAAATCTGATTGCCGTGAATCATAAAGACAACAAACTTATTTTTGACCGATCAGGTATCCGGAAAATCCTGATACGGGCTACCAACTGGCTCGGTGATGCGGTGATGACCCTGCCGGCTATCGGTACGGTCCGCGCTGCCTTTCCAGAGGCCAGGATCACTGTTCTTGCCAATCAGATGGTTGCCGGACTGTTCTTCACTCACCCTTGGGTGGATGAGGTGCTGATTTATGATAGAAAAGGTGCACACAAGGGAGTGGGAGGACGACTCAGGCTGGCAAAGGAGTTGCGGCAGCATGATTTCGACTTGGCCGTACTCCTCCCTGACTCATTCGATGGAGCTTTAATAGCCTGGTTGGCACGGGTCCCACGTCGCCTCGGCAACAGGAGCGATGGCAGGGGGATTCTCCTGACCCACGCCTTCCCGCTTGCGCTGCAACCCAAAGGAGTGCATCAGTCGGAAAACTATCTGGCAATGCTTGCCCATTTCGGGATTATTGCCGGGAAACAGCGCCAGCTGCTGTTCACTACCGATGCTGAGGATCTGGCTATGGCAGGACGGTTGGCCGAGGGGGGGATTGCAGCCGGAGACTTCCTTCTGGGTGTAAACCCTGGCGCAACCTATGGCTCAGCCAAGCGCTGGTATCCTGAGCGGTTTGCTGCAGTGGCCCGAGAGCTTGCATCAGCGTGGGGGGCAAAAATCGTCATAACCGGCGGGCCGGGTGAGACGGTCATTGCAGCGGATATCGAACGGGAGCTTGCCGGCAGCTGCATCAATATGGCCGGGAAGACCTCAGTCAGGGAGCTTATGGCATTGGTCAAGCGCTGCAACTTCTTTGTGACCAACGATTCCGGGCCGATGCACCTTGCCGCCGCTTTTGAGGTGCCTTTGGTGGCGATCTTCGGCTCCACGGATCACACGACCACCTACCCTCTGGCGCCGAACGCGGTGATTATCCGGCAAACCGTTGATTGTAGCCCATGCATGAAGCGGGAGTGCCCGACCGATCATCGATGTATGACAGCGGTAACGCCGGAGGCGGTGGTTGAGGCGGCAAAAAAGTTATTGTCACGTGTTACTGGTTGAAAATCAGCTACCGGATGGTTGATTTCAATCAATTTTGAACATTGACCTTATGGCGCTGCGTATGGATGTGCTTTGGAGAATGGTTTAGTGGGATTTCTGACAATATACATTCTCTGTCATAACAGGCCGGATTTCGCCAGGCAGACCATTCAATCAGTCTTAGGGCAGAGCTCTCAAGCGTTCGAGCTGATAGTATCCGACAACTCCAGTAATGACGACGTAGGTTTAATGTTGGGTGACGAGTTCCCTGATGTAACCTATATCCGCAGGGCTCCGATGCTTCAGCCTCTGGAACATTTCAACCGCTGCATAGAAGAAGCGCAAACCGATTATTTCTGTCTGTTCCACGACGA
Coding sequences within it:
- a CDS encoding Trm112 family protein; protein product: MALSPELISILVCPQCKGKLDMEPNETAFLCSACRLRYPVREGIPVMLVDEAEKI
- the waaF gene encoding lipopolysaccharide heptosyltransferase II, whose product is MNHKDNKLIFDRSGIRKILIRATNWLGDAVMTLPAIGTVRAAFPEARITVLANQMVAGLFFTHPWVDEVLIYDRKGAHKGVGGRLRLAKELRQHDFDLAVLLPDSFDGALIAWLARVPRRLGNRSDGRGILLTHAFPLALQPKGVHQSENYLAMLAHFGIIAGKQRQLLFTTDAEDLAMAGRLAEGGIAAGDFLLGVNPGATYGSAKRWYPERFAAVARELASAWGAKIVITGGPGETVIAADIERELAGSCINMAGKTSVRELMALVKRCNFFVTNDSGPMHLAAAFEVPLVAIFGSTDHTTTYPLAPNAVIIRQTVDCSPCMKRECPTDHRCMTAVTPEAVVEAAKKLLSRVTG
- the lpxK gene encoding tetraacyldisaccharide 4'-kinase yields the protein MKGEAYFKDLISGKRHGAGDRLLFTLLQIVALVYAAVMRLRAFGYRVGLLRSRKLPRPVISVGNITVGGTGKTPTVLHLARLLMAQGKRVVVLTRGYGGTLEGETRVVSDGTSLLLSPEEAGDEPCLLASQLPELIVVMGSDRYLAGMLAMERFSPDLFILDDGFQHLRLQRDLNILLLDGRDPFAGSRTLPAGLLREPVSAAGRADLVLFTRCGDVAPEIPPAIQEIPHCTASHALTGWLPLAGGEARPFSELSGRRIIAFAGIADPSGFFDTLEQQGLPLLATLAFPDHTKYGKEELEALGGLKRSKRADCLITTGKDAVKLLPYRGILRDCCVAQLELKINEPGLLLAALEKLL
- a CDS encoding 3-deoxy-D-manno-octulosonic acid transferase: MYLLYNILLLLLLPVIIAWHLYRSVSRGRPAALRERFGFVPAILPPAASRPIWVHAVSVGESVACRPLLKGIKARFTATPLLISNMTETGRQVASGFPEVDLALYFPFDYPFAVRRLLRAVKPSVIVIVETELWPNFLREARLAGIPVVIANGRISDRSFRGYLRAKAFFRPVLANVSRFCMQGEEDARRIIAIGAPADLVLVSRNLKFDITASPVTVGRKEELRDKFSVPGTATVFTAGSTHDGEEGQLIAAYLDLLAAEPKLFMVLVPRHPERAAAVAELLKRHGLSYRLRSELVADSQPLQPGELLLVDTVGELMQFYELSDIVFVGGSLVSKGGHNLLEPASLGVPVLFGPHMANFREIASLVKQYDAGHEVEDAHQLVTAIRQLLNDPVRRNTMGENGIRLLSDNGGATARHMAVIESMIKGEA